The following DNA comes from Vanessa tameamea isolate UH-Manoa-2023 chromosome 23, ilVanTame1 primary haplotype, whole genome shotgun sequence.
CTTTAAAATACCGAAAAAAATTAGCTCATAAGAAACTGcaggtttttataaaaatctttatatttataagtattacgtctttattaacaaaaaataaaagaccttatatattcttttttatctaaatatttcaaatgagtCACCGAATTTCAATCAATAAgtccaaaaaattaaatacctgaTCTTCTTCCAATCTATTGACCAAAGTAACGCAGACATCCGCTGATCTCAAACCAGCTTCTCTCGTCATGGCAGCAAAGGCAGTTGCCTCCATTTCTATGTTCTTAACTCCCAATTCCACTAAAGTTTTGATAAATGCCATTTTGTCTTCTTCAGTGTAATCACAGAATGGACCGTCCAAACGAGCTTGAcctgtcaaaatattttagtataaatgattaatgatatatttttacttatttatacagtcatcatcataatcaatTCTGATATTGATAATCttttgaaacacttggaccttggtGATGTAGTGctaaaagcttcattaaaagtataacacctagCCTTATTGCCTGCACCGGTGACAAAAGGGCtagttcattttttgcccagaggatcggaattgggattcaacgaggaaatgctgctagcattcttgccaccattccacgcgttTATGATtcatacagtaattatttttaattcttatttgtatatacttaagaataatcttatgtaaatattttttttactacaaaaagaaatctgataaataaataaattaccacattttaaatttagaattataatgaaaattataaataactcggAACCTCGATAAAAATCATCAGCGGCCATCGTTCCACCTATATAAGTGGAAAAATCTTTTTCTTCGGATGCAATTGAAAGCAACTCTTCACTCAAACGTTTGTCAAAGTGCGATggaatttttcttattttacccAATACTGGCTGGAAAAACAGAAACAGTTACTGTACTCATTGCACACATTTTACACTTAACCGATATTGCCCGCGGGGCTAAGTGTGAGCGCTCATGCTCTATTCCGTGTTAATCTGTGGACGGTAAATCCAACACATCAAGAAAGATTTCAGGACAAAGGGCTTTACTTGCATCCCAAAGCACAGAAGTGTACACAATTTTTCATGTCAGAAAAccccgtttttttttatatgtcccGAGCCGGAGATTAAACCCAGGCCCTCAGGATATGCAACGTCAAACGCTTATCACTAGATCAGCGATACGATAATATACATaagttttattctttaaatctCGGGTCCGCgtcaataaaaaacatagaaatatatatagaagTCGAATACTATAgagcaaataaaaaatgtacaaattaagATCAAATAtacaaagacaataaaaaaatagttctgTTCTCggctaaaataaaattcaaacgtatatatataaccaCACAAGCCGATCTTGAGGTCCAAGCTTAGTAACAAcaacaatagaaataattacGACCTCAAATTATCAGTAATTCTTCACATAAATCCGGCGAACCTAAAATAAATCACCCGCAACTTTATGATTACAAAAAGTACCTACGATATCATACGATTTCTCCAATGTCCCGTTTAGACCCCACGACGAAATTACAACGGATCCAGGTGATATATTTAAACCACCACTCGTCCCTATTCTGAAAATAATAGGGTCTTTAGCTTTCGCATAACTCAATAGTTTTATTACTTCTTGAAGTAGAATCGTCATTGATGGAATTCCAATTCCATGctgaaaaaaaatcacatatataatatttgtaacaacgATTTACTTAGCATATTAATTACGAATGCATATTCATAGTATATGGATAgctaccacccagtcatcatatATACTACGGTTAAACAATAATACTCAGTAATGCTGTGagcggagatggcccagtggttagaacgcgtgcatcttaaccgatgattgcgggttcaaaccaagacaagcaccactgaattctcatgtgcttaatttgtgtttataattcatctcgtgctcggcggtgaaggaaaacatcgtgaggaaacctgcatatgtctaatttcaacgaaattcttccacttgtgtatccaccaacccgcattgtagcagcgtggtggaatatgctcctaaccttctcctcaaagggagaggaggccttagcccagcagtgggaaatttacaggctgttaatgtaatgtaaaatgtaatgttgtgttctggtttgaagagtgaatgagccaCTATCtatgcacaaggaacataacatcttcgttcaaCATGATTGGGGGCACCTTGAGTAAATATGTGATGATTAACGttgcagtgccaatgtctataggcggtgttGACACCTACCATTTGCTAGTTTACCAATATATATGATACcactatatgatataaaaatggcAAGAAGTATGTGTGTTGTGTTTCTCAAAACTTGTCTCATGCTTTATGGTCTTAAGCGACATCAgcattgtcattttaaattaaactattaaacagTATATTTGAAATTCAACTTACATTAACAGAAAGCACTGGCCCTACTTTATACATGGCGTATCTATGCGAATGCTTAGTCATATTTACAAAATCTTCACAAGGTATAGCCAAAGATTTAGCTATGTATTTAGCGAATTCCTTCATCCTGTATTTTGTGCCAcccatacatacaaactgaaataatatattatgttaatattgtcGTCGATAATAAACCGATAAAGCTAAtcgaataacaaaataattaatctgtaaaaatatttacataattgataacttttaattacttattaaagatATGTaacaatatcattatattttatgtaaaaagatgtacataataaaattaacacacATTACAGTAGCGAGATGGAGTAGCATTCAAACCCACCACTCAAAAAGAGGacgaggcctcagcccagcagtgggatacttAGAGACTGTTACTACTACTTTATGCAGTTATTGTATGTTTAAGTACGAACATATAGtacctatacatatatttatcaacaagggaacatttgtattttgtattattaaaattacaaaattatttgtaaaatatatttgacacaTACATAACGTTAACAgacaatacatttaatttgaagcAATTAAAATGGATTCTGAAATTAATCAACTTTTGttgattaattaacaaattttttatcattcgtCAGaataagaaaaccttcgtcagttttcaaattcattcctttatcaagtcgtaaactcttagtaacttttgaatctaaagcactaaacagacaactgcatataaaattaaactaaccaagtatgataacttggttcaaaatagtgtaacatctttggactacgtctagtgtcatatcaacataaaaacttttttatggcctaattagtcattacaagatttaaattagatatgatatcttctactgaattgtcagtctgtcattgtcatatatgtgacggttaatgtaatgacgtgacgtgtgatgagtggttccatcagcaccgggaagtggtggtgattccttggcctgcaatagcggcggatataccctatcgaaaatctatgggatTTGATGGCGTAGTGGTGGATAAATCTCTActctagtggtagtgccacactgcataccttcgggttgcagccgaatgggccggcacgcccagggaagtaccactctctcacttaaaataggcgtaaagtggtagctatgctaccgcgtttcgtccggtatgtgagagtcccggaggcccgatccctctcccccccaaaacataatggttgtgcagaatttggtttcattaccccaggagggtaccaacAGCGACAGCGAAGCTGggcttgctctttcttaccgagacccaggaTATCTcttgccgatacgacttttctttcttaccccgggtacaaattggaacattcctttgtaccacgagctgtggtgtgcgtttacgtcagagatgatatctgctctcgacgcctcggcagccttgaagggcaggacctatcgattatctggctgcgtgtagactgcgacgaccatccgcgaatctacgcgtgtctttataggtcccataggggtaatgccgaaaccgaccgactggttgagcacgtccaaatggctacagattccgtgctgcagcagatcccatctgcagagatcgtaattcttggcgattttaatgccaccatgccgaatggcttggatcacgcactaccaatcatgcgggtagatctgttctcgacttcgctttagcatatgatttgacacaactggtcacctcgccaacgcgaataccagacgtggaggatcatataccttcactgttggaccttctgctgacttcccatccggatggctaccaggttatcgtcgatccccctctgggctcgtcaaaccactgtctcgtccggagtatagtgccggttgcgcggtactcacgacctcgtttcgtgagCTGCCGCAGAGTGTGgcacaagtcagcagattgggatgggatgcggtccttctttgcatcctaacCATGGGGGctggtttgtttctcgccggatgatccgagcgttgttgctgactctgtcgccaatgtggtacttcagggtatggaactgttcattctgtattctgcggtccccatcggtggcaagtctcagccctggtttggtcgtttctgcaaaacggcttcacgccgaaaatgggaacgctaccaagactgggctaacgcatcggcgtctcgtgatgtaaataccagcgcattcagaaagaaatataactttgcct
Coding sequences within:
- the LOC113397665 gene encoding uridine phosphorylase 1-like, with translation MFRASEKNSAPECDCDYILTGEGLEPHYQNCSTVWRKHYGSSSPKNPDGTFRLRNEHLSKLNQDVLYHLGLDNENYDLPKMFGDVKFVCMGGTKYRMKEFAKYIAKSLAIPCEDFVNMTKHSHRYAMYKVGPVLSVNHGIGIPSMTILLQEVIKLLSYAKAKDPIIFRIGTSGGLNISPGSVVISSWGLNGTLEKSYDIPVLGKIRKIPSHFDKRLSEELLSIASEEKDFSTYIGGTMAADDFYRGQARLDGPFCDYTEEDKMAFIKTLVELGVKNIEMEATAFAAMTREAGLRSADVCVTLVNRLEEDQVTPSKSKLLEWQERPMLVIAKYISLYVKKYNKPAKND